TGTCATGGCCGCGATCAGCTTCATAGCAGCATCGCGGTTGGTCGCACCCTTGGGAACCGCGAGACAGTCCGTGCCGATAACCGAGCCCTGGAACTTGAAATCCGCTGGTCCGCCATCGGCCTTCACGCTTTCCGCGCGTCCGTTCCAGGTAACGACCAGATCGGCTTCCCCGTCCTTCAAGATCTGGGCTGACTGCGCGCCCGACGTCCACCAGACCGCGACATTGGGTTTGAGTGTCTCAAGCCGGGCGATGGCGCGGTCGAGACCGCCGGGTGCGCTCAGTTCCTTGTAAATGTCGGCTGGCGCTACCCCTTCAGAAAGAAGCGCGATTTCGATCAGGTCCTGCGCATTCGCACGAAGCGCACGCTTGCCAGGATATTTCTCGGCGTTCCAGAATTCCGCCCAAGTGGCCGGAGGGTTGGTTCCGATCGCCTTGGTATTCCATGCCATCACAGTGCCGTACGAGCTAAAGGGATAGCAATATTTGGACTCAGCTCCCGGCGGCAGCGATTTTGGATCGATGATTGTGTAGTCGAGTGGCTCCAGCAGGCCTTGTTCGGCAGCCTGCGCGCCTTCGGGGGAGCCGAGGTGGATTATATCGGTCAACACCGAACCGGAGGTGACCTGCATCTTTAGTGCGGCAAAACTGTCGCTCTGGGTCTCCTCTCGAACGGTATATCCCAGCTCTGTCGCCGCAGGGGCCCACATTGCCTTCTTGATGGCATCGCCATAGTCACCGCCGGCGGTGGTGATGGTGACGTCCTGGGCAAGCGCTGGGACGGCCGCGACGAGCGCGATCGCGGCGACGGAATAGCGTAGGATCTGCATCATTGGTTTATCTCCTCAGTTCACCTCTGGAATGACGATTTTGGGTGTTAACACCTCTTTTTCTTAAATCGTAACGTTACGATTACGCCTAATCGCCAAATCGTCAAGCAGTTTCTTTGTCAGGCGCGGCTTTCCTTGCCATGCGGAAAATGCCGACCTACAAGGAGGGAATGGAGATAAGCAGAGGTGACATGACAGCAAAGGCAAGGCCTAACCTGCGGAGGCTTGCGGACGAGCTTGGCCTTTCCGTCACGACGGTGTCGCGGGCACTCAAGGATGGGCCGGAGGTTCATCCCGACACCATCAGCCGCGTGAAGGTGGCGGCGGAGGCAGCTGGATACGTGCCCAACCTGCACGGGCGGGCACTGCGTACCGGTTCGACCCGCAACCTGACCGCTATCTTGCCGATGGAGACGAGGGATTACCTGTCCGACATCATCAAGCTTCCTCTGATGGAGGGCATGACCATGGCGGCGAGGCAGCTCGGCTATACACTGACCATCTTTTCGACCACACCCGAGGAGAGCCCGCAGGAGAGCCTCGACCAGGTTCTCCGTTCGGGCGCGGCCGATGGAGTTGTCATAACGCGTATGCTGGCGGAGGATCCCCGAATTCCTTACTTGCTTGAGCGAGGTGTTCCATTCATCGCGTTCGGGCGCAGCAATCTCGACCGGGACTATGCCTATGTCGACATCGACAATG
Above is a window of Rhizobium sp. TH2 DNA encoding:
- a CDS encoding ABC transporter substrate-binding protein, with the protein product MMQILRYSVAAIALVAAVPALAQDVTITTAGGDYGDAIKKAMWAPAATELGYTVREETQSDSFAALKMQVTSGSVLTDIIHLGSPEGAQAAEQGLLEPLDYTIIDPKSLPPGAESKYCYPFSSYGTVMAWNTKAIGTNPPATWAEFWNAEKYPGKRALRANAQDLIEIALLSEGVAPADIYKELSAPGGLDRAIARLETLKPNVAVWWTSGAQSAQILKDGEADLVVTWNGRAESVKADGGPADFKFQGSVIGTDCLAVPKGATNRDAAMKLIAAMTKPEREAKLTDYIAYGPVNPKAYELKLISADKMKLLATAPGNVDGAVFSNAEWWVKNGETAQRAFDDMMNR
- a CDS encoding LacI family DNA-binding transcriptional regulator, whose amino-acid sequence is MTAKARPNLRRLADELGLSVTTVSRALKDGPEVHPDTISRVKVAAEAAGYVPNLHGRALRTGSTRNLTAILPMETRDYLSDIIKLPLMEGMTMAARQLGYTLTIFSTTPEESPQESLDQVLRSGAADGVVITRMLAEDPRIPYLLERGVPFIAFGRSNLDRDYAYVDIDNERIAHEATSLLIERGRARIALQLLIREDQYSAMRFEGYRKAIEDHALIVDPALIGQEDFTMEASERWIERLLDSADPPTGLVCANELGLLGALSALRKRGLAPGQDFSIATRDNTRIARYLSTPLVTHSVDMVSVGRALIEGLVRQIEYPDAPLAQEVFAGEMSIIGDEG